The proteins below come from a single Candidatus Kirkpatrickella diaphorinae genomic window:
- a CDS encoding DEAD/DEAH box helicase — MSFPDTAAPLNRALSARGYTTPTAVQEAVLKSELADRDLLVSAQTGSGKTVAFGLAIAPTLLPGDAQRLPPAQAPLALVIAPTRELAMQVQNELQWLYAETGARITSTIGGTDARREAQSLRQGAHIVVGTPGRLCDHLSRGNLDLTQLRAVVLDEADEMLDLGFREELEQLLDATPDQKRTLLFSATIAREIASLARRYQNNAERIDTVSARKQHADITYRCILTAPNDIERSVINILRFYESPSALLFCHTRAMVAQVQAALTEKGFASVAISGEMGQNERSRAMEALRSGVARVCVATDVAARGIDVPALSLVINASIPSEPATLLHRSGRTGRAGRKGTSVILVPHNQRRRAERLLTMAKITDASWEAVPTADAIKAEDTRRLLEHETLFAPSRPDEDALATTLANTHDAHALAVALSRLYRERLPKSENIRPVSVPPPGNRERAPREMHPRDRHLEGGSWFRLAVGREERADPKWLIPLICRVGGVTKKDIGAIRINPDHTVFEIASDAAERFSACIEGLDSDEVAITPGEAPSPSIGNFRRHGGGRKPSARPEGKRRDDAGGFRKKSDAAFAGKKPYGKSSGKPRQAKANPGGKSSTRRRY; from the coding sequence ATGTCATTCCCCGATACTGCTGCCCCCCTTAACCGCGCCCTGTCCGCCCGAGGCTACACGACCCCCACGGCCGTGCAGGAAGCTGTGCTTAAGTCGGAACTCGCCGATCGGGATCTGCTTGTTTCTGCCCAGACAGGTTCCGGCAAGACGGTGGCTTTCGGGCTGGCCATCGCGCCGACATTGCTGCCCGGTGACGCGCAGCGCCTGCCGCCGGCGCAGGCCCCTCTGGCGCTGGTCATCGCACCGACGCGTGAGCTGGCCATGCAGGTGCAGAATGAGTTGCAATGGCTTTACGCGGAGACGGGTGCACGCATCACCAGCACCATCGGCGGCACAGATGCACGGCGGGAAGCCCAGTCATTGCGTCAGGGCGCACATATTGTCGTCGGCACGCCCGGGCGCTTATGTGACCATCTGTCACGCGGCAATCTTGACCTCACCCAGCTGCGCGCGGTTGTTCTTGATGAAGCGGATGAGATGCTTGATCTGGGTTTCCGGGAGGAGTTGGAACAGCTTCTGGACGCAACCCCCGACCAGAAGCGCACGCTGCTCTTCTCCGCGACCATCGCGCGGGAAATCGCCTCCCTTGCGCGGCGCTATCAGAATAATGCGGAGCGTATCGATACGGTCTCCGCGCGCAAGCAACATGCGGACATTACTTATCGCTGCATTCTGACCGCGCCGAATGATATTGAGCGCTCCGTCATTAATATCCTCCGCTTTTATGAGAGCCCTTCAGCGCTGCTCTTCTGCCATACACGTGCGATGGTGGCGCAGGTACAGGCCGCATTAACGGAGAAAGGTTTTGCCTCCGTCGCCATATCCGGCGAGATGGGTCAGAATGAGCGCAGCCGCGCGATGGAAGCCCTGCGCTCCGGCGTGGCACGTGTCTGCGTCGCGACCGATGTCGCCGCGCGCGGCATTGACGTCCCTGCTTTGAGCCTCGTCATTAATGCGAGCATCCCGTCAGAGCCCGCGACCCTCCTGCACCGGTCCGGCCGCACAGGGCGCGCGGGGCGAAAGGGCACAAGCGTCATTCTGGTGCCGCATAATCAGCGCCGCCGGGCTGAGCGTCTTTTGACGATGGCTAAGATCACCGATGCAAGCTGGGAGGCCGTGCCCACAGCGGATGCCATCAAAGCCGAAGATACGCGTCGCCTGCTGGAGCATGAGACGCTGTTTGCGCCATCGCGCCCGGATGAGGATGCATTGGCGACCACGCTCGCGAATACCCATGACGCCCACGCCCTGGCCGTCGCGCTCAGCCGCCTTTATCGGGAGCGCCTGCCGAAATCCGAGAATATCCGCCCCGTCAGCGTCCCGCCCCCCGGTAATCGGGAGAGAGCACCGCGGGAAATGCACCCAAGGGATCGCCATCTTGAGGGTGGGAGCTGGTTCCGCCTCGCTGTCGGGCGTGAGGAGCGGGCCGACCCGAAATGGCTGATTCCGCTTATCTGTCGTGTCGGCGGAGTGACGAAAAAAGATATTGGCGCCATTCGCATCAACCCTGATCACACGGTTTTTGAGATTGCCTCAGACGCGGCCGAGCGTTTCAGCGCGTGTATCGAAGGGCTGGATTCTGACGAAGTCGCCATCACGCCGGGTGAAGCCCCTTCGCCCTCGATTGGCAATTTCCGGCGTCATGGCGGTGGCAGAAAGCCGTCAGCCCGACCGGAAGGCAAACGGCGCGATGATGCAGGTGGGTTCCGCAAAAAAAGCGACGCCGCTTTTGCGGGGAAAAAACCTTACGGGAAGTCATCAGGCAAGCCGCGTCAGGCAAAGGCCAATCCTGGCGGCAAAAGCTCGACGCGTCGGCGTTACTGA
- a CDS encoding (2Fe-2S)-binding protein encodes MIICSCNVLTDYDVAEAAREGATRARDVYAARGCKPQCGACIPVMQDVLRELAEAGACQIEGQPYRARQPARATHEGCGHCLSLSENQLA; translated from the coding sequence ATGATTATCTGCTCCTGTAACGTGCTGACAGATTATGACGTTGCTGAAGCCGCGCGGGAAGGCGCGACACGTGCGCGTGACGTCTATGCGGCGCGCGGCTGTAAGCCGCAATGCGGCGCGTGCATCCCGGTTATGCAGGATGTTCTGCGTGAATTAGCGGAGGCGGGCGCGTGTCAGATTGAAGGCCAGCCTTATCGCGCACGCCAACCCGCGCGCGCGACGCACGAGGGTTGCGGGCATTGCCTGAGCCTGTCGGAAAATCAGTTGGCCTGA
- the bfr gene encoding bacterioferritin gives MIKDEKIIEHLNTQLTNELTAINQYFLHARTLNHWGVTKLGKKEYQESIEEMRHADWLIERILYLGGLPNVQRLNTILIGQDVREILECDLKLEKKALVDLAEGIAYCEKVRDFVSRDLLLKILENEEEHEDYLDRQFDLIKQIGIERYIQLNSGAANEDSP, from the coding sequence ATGATCAAAGACGAAAAAATCATTGAGCATCTCAACACGCAGTTGACGAATGAGCTCACAGCCATCAACCAGTATTTCCTTCATGCCCGCACGCTTAATCACTGGGGTGTGACGAAGCTTGGCAAGAAGGAATATCAGGAATCGATCGAGGAGATGCGCCATGCTGATTGGCTTATTGAGCGCATTCTCTATCTCGGCGGCCTGCCGAACGTGCAGCGCCTCAACACCATCCTGATTGGTCAGGACGTCAGAGAGATTCTGGAATGCGACCTGAAGTTGGAGAAGAAGGCGCTTGTCGATCTAGCCGAGGGCATCGCTTATTGTGAGAAGGTCCGCGATTTCGTCTCACGTGATCTTCTGCTCAAAATTCTTGAGAATGAAGAAGAGCACGAGGATTATCTGGATCGGCAATTTGACCTGATTAAACAGATCGGTATTGAGCGCTATATTCAGCTTAATTCCGGCGCTGCAAATGAAGACAGCCCGTAA
- a CDS encoding class I SAM-dependent methyltransferase: MSEDSSGFNEKAFQRVDDRDDATYFETCDKDFSMDQGGRLAVAALYRATLSPEAEILDLMAGPQTALPDDIAFPYVTGLDVSENLMQGNARLASRVVFDLNDAAPLPFPDAHFDAVLLCDGLPYLTHPQHVISQAERVLRPGGALVVTFSDRFYSRKAFALWQALEAEDRVRLVTIFMTRASLTDLDTGDVTPPEDLNAWQDTVHAVIGRKQREG, encoded by the coding sequence ATGTCAGAAGATTCAAGCGGTTTCAATGAAAAAGCCTTCCAACGTGTCGATGATCGCGATGATGCGACCTATTTCGAGACGTGCGACAAGGATTTTTCGATGGATCAGGGGGGACGCCTGGCCGTCGCCGCTTTATATCGCGCAACCCTCTCACCTGAGGCGGAAATTCTCGACCTCATGGCCGGGCCGCAGACAGCCCTGCCGGATGACATCGCCTTCCCCTATGTAACGGGGCTGGATGTGAGCGAAAACCTCATGCAAGGCAATGCGCGCTTAGCGTCTCGCGTCGTCTTTGACCTGAATGACGCGGCCCCGCTCCCCTTCCCGGACGCGCATTTTGACGCCGTCCTTCTTTGCGATGGGCTGCCTTATTTGACGCACCCTCAACATGTCATCTCGCAGGCTGAGCGTGTGCTGCGCCCGGGTGGGGCGCTTGTCGTGACCTTCTCGGATCGGTTCTATTCACGCAAGGCCTTCGCCTTGTGGCAGGCGCTGGAGGCGGAGGACCGCGTCCGCCTCGTCACGATTTTCATGACGCGCGCCAGCCTGACGGATCTGGATACAGGCGATGTAACCCCGCCGGAAGACCTTAATGCATGGCAGGATACGGTGCACGCCGTCATCGGGCGCAAGCAGCGCGAAGGCTGA